In one window of Festucalex cinctus isolate MCC-2025b chromosome 14, RoL_Fcin_1.0, whole genome shotgun sequence DNA:
- the LOC144001023 gene encoding uncharacterized protein LOC144001023 isoform X4 → MSKGGLFDKDVSLFRSETSVRSSVRPRRVMTFDAILEEVGALGPFQVVLVVLMASSRLVLPCNFLLNNFVAAVPPHRCKVGRWNASAGDDDDDDPTTACEMLAETPSPLAGNRSEATPTTVQCLHGWVYDNSTFSSTIATEWDLVCERKHLSQTINIIFFLGVMLGSLVFGLLSDKRGVGDVTAQGLHVRDRQPVVVARQHAAGRLGLPLQRLAPSGGGGHGPAGLGRPHLAVGSRIGALAFGQRSGGKSARVPQQMRTRQQKTKVGFQRQTGGFVQRGKVKQEPKVDLASPLQDSRAQKDLVGQRNRLVRHGGDVLRHQLELGRLRPQRVPDAVRVRRHRDSRQAADLPPDRPRRPPAVPGRHAGADGNVRRRQHLCAQRHVAAAFGGGHFGQRPFGSLLHDHLPVHLRALPHRAQAERSGLHQRVESRGRVRGSPGSLPGGGVVRPPAGGLVRRRAHLRPAGAAAARDRPPQAARDHPGRGDARALFKRTRRNSSGDQEYNMMEK, encoded by the exons ATGTCCAAAGGTGGACTTTTTGATAAGGATGTCAGTCTCTTTCGGAGCGAGACGTCCGTCCGTTCATCCGTCCGTCCCCGTCGCGTGATGACGTTCGACGCCATCCTGGAGGAGGTGGGCGCCTTGGGGCCCTTCCAGGTGGTCCTGGTGGTCCTGATGGCGAGCTCGCGCTTGGTGCTGCCGTGCAACTTCCTGCTCAACAATTTCGTGGCCGCCGTGCCGCCGCACCGCTGCAAAGTCGGCCGCTGGAACGCGTCGGCcggagacgacgacgacgatgacccGACGACGGCGTGCGAGATGTTGGCCGAGACGCCCTCGCCGCTGGCGGGGAACCGGTCGGAAGCCACGCCCACCACAGTCCAGTGTCTCCACGGATGGGTTTACGACAATTCCACCTTCTCCTCCACCATCGCCACCGAG TGGGACCTGGTTTGCGAGCGTAAACATCTTTCCCAAACCATCAACATCATTTTCTTCCTGGGAGTGATGCTGGGTTCGCTCGTCTTTGGACTGCTCTCTGATAA GCGTGGAGTGGGTGACGTCACCGCACAGGGCCTTCATGTGCGTGATCGGCAGCCTGTCGTGGTCGCTAGGCAACATGCTGCTGGCCGGCTTGGCCTTCCTCTTCAACGACTGGCGCCCTCTGGTGGTGGCGGTCACGGCCCCGCTGGCCTTGGCCGTCCTCACCTGGCG GTGGGTTCCCGAATCGGCGCGCTGGCTTTTGGCCAACGCTCAGGTGGAAAAAGCGCACGTGTACCTCAACAAATGCGCACGCGCCAACAAAAGACCAAAGTTGGCTTCCAAAGACAAACTGGAG GCTTTGTGCAGCGCGGAAAGGTCAAACAAGAGCCAAAAGTTGACCTTGCTTCACCTCTTCAAGACTCCCGAGCTCAGAAAGATCTCGTTGGTCAGCGGAATCGCCTG GTACGGCACGGCGGTGACGTATTACGGCATCAGCTTGAACTTGGGCGGCTTCGGCCTCAACGTGTACCTGACGCAGTTCGTGTACGCCGCCATCGAGATTCCCGCCAAGCTGCTGATTTACCTCCTGATCGACCGCGTCGGCCGCCGGCCGTGCCTGGTCGGCACGCTGGTGCTGACGGGAACGTGCGTCGGCGTCAACATCTTTGTGCCCAAAG ACATGTGGCAGCTGCGTtcggcggtggccattttgggcaAAGGCCTTTCGGAAGCCTCCTTCACGACCATCTTCCTGTACACCTCCGAGCTTTACCCCACCGTGCTCAG GCAGAGCGGTCTGGGCTTCACCAACGTGTTGAGTCGCGTGGGCGTGTCCGCGGCTCCCCTGGTTCTCTTCCTGGAGGAGGCGTGGTCCGTCCTCCCGCAGGTGGTCTTGTGCGCAGGCGCGCTCACCTGCGGCCTGCTGGCGCTGCTGCTGCCCGAGACCGCCCACCGCAGGCTGCCCGAGACCATCCGGGACGTGGAGACGCCCGCGCGCTG tTCAAAAGGACACGAAGAAATTCCTCTGGAGACCAAGAATACAACATGATGGAAAAATAG
- the LOC144001023 gene encoding solute carrier family 22 member 7-like isoform X1 has product MSKGGLFDKDVSLFRSETSVRSSVRPRRVMTFDAILEEVGALGPFQVVLVVLMASSRLVLPCNFLLNNFVAAVPPHRCKVGRWNASAGDDDDDDPTTACEMLAETPSPLAGNRSEATPTTVQCLHGWVYDNSTFSSTIATEWDLVCERKHLSQTINIIFFLGVMLGSLVFGLLSDNYGRRGSLLLSYALSLALGLASARADSYATFAALRFVCGSALAGISLVSVTLCVEWVTSPHRAFMCVIGSLSWSLGNMLLAGLAFLFNDWRPLVVAVTAPLALAVLTWRWVPESARWLLANAQVEKAHVYLNKCARANKRPKLASKDKLEALCSAERSNKSQKLTLLHLFKTPELRKISLVSGIAWYGTAVTYYGISLNLGGFGLNVYLTQFVYAAIEIPAKLLIYLLIDRVGRRPCLVGTLVLTGTCVGVNIFVPKDMWQLRSAVAILGKGLSEASFTTIFLYTSELYPTVLRQSGLGFTNVLSRVGVSAAPLVLFLEEAWSVLPQVVLCAGALTCGLLALLLPETAHRRLPETIRDVETPARCSKGHEEIPLETKNTT; this is encoded by the exons ATGTCCAAAGGTGGACTTTTTGATAAGGATGTCAGTCTCTTTCGGAGCGAGACGTCCGTCCGTTCATCCGTCCGTCCCCGTCGCGTGATGACGTTCGACGCCATCCTGGAGGAGGTGGGCGCCTTGGGGCCCTTCCAGGTGGTCCTGGTGGTCCTGATGGCGAGCTCGCGCTTGGTGCTGCCGTGCAACTTCCTGCTCAACAATTTCGTGGCCGCCGTGCCGCCGCACCGCTGCAAAGTCGGCCGCTGGAACGCGTCGGCcggagacgacgacgacgatgacccGACGACGGCGTGCGAGATGTTGGCCGAGACGCCCTCGCCGCTGGCGGGGAACCGGTCGGAAGCCACGCCCACCACAGTCCAGTGTCTCCACGGATGGGTTTACGACAATTCCACCTTCTCCTCCACCATCGCCACCGAG TGGGACCTGGTTTGCGAGCGTAAACATCTTTCCCAAACCATCAACATCATTTTCTTCCTGGGAGTGATGCTGGGTTCGCTCGTCTTTGGACTGCTCTCTGATAA TTACGGCCGTCGCGGCAGCCTGCTGCTCTCCTACGCGCTGTCGCTGGCGTTGGGCCTGGCGAGCGCGCGGGCCGACTCGTACGCGACCTTCGCCGCGCTCAGATTCGTCTGCGGGAGCGCGCTGGCCGGCATCAGCCTCGTCTCCGTCACGCTCT GCGTGGAGTGGGTGACGTCACCGCACAGGGCCTTCATGTGCGTGATCGGCAGCCTGTCGTGGTCGCTAGGCAACATGCTGCTGGCCGGCTTGGCCTTCCTCTTCAACGACTGGCGCCCTCTGGTGGTGGCGGTCACGGCCCCGCTGGCCTTGGCCGTCCTCACCTGGCG GTGGGTTCCCGAATCGGCGCGCTGGCTTTTGGCCAACGCTCAGGTGGAAAAAGCGCACGTGTACCTCAACAAATGCGCACGCGCCAACAAAAGACCAAAGTTGGCTTCCAAAGACAAACTGGAG GCTTTGTGCAGCGCGGAAAGGTCAAACAAGAGCCAAAAGTTGACCTTGCTTCACCTCTTCAAGACTCCCGAGCTCAGAAAGATCTCGTTGGTCAGCGGAATCGCCTG GTACGGCACGGCGGTGACGTATTACGGCATCAGCTTGAACTTGGGCGGCTTCGGCCTCAACGTGTACCTGACGCAGTTCGTGTACGCCGCCATCGAGATTCCCGCCAAGCTGCTGATTTACCTCCTGATCGACCGCGTCGGCCGCCGGCCGTGCCTGGTCGGCACGCTGGTGCTGACGGGAACGTGCGTCGGCGTCAACATCTTTGTGCCCAAAG ACATGTGGCAGCTGCGTtcggcggtggccattttgggcaAAGGCCTTTCGGAAGCCTCCTTCACGACCATCTTCCTGTACACCTCCGAGCTTTACCCCACCGTGCTCAG GCAGAGCGGTCTGGGCTTCACCAACGTGTTGAGTCGCGTGGGCGTGTCCGCGGCTCCCCTGGTTCTCTTCCTGGAGGAGGCGTGGTCCGTCCTCCCGCAGGTGGTCTTGTGCGCAGGCGCGCTCACCTGCGGCCTGCTGGCGCTGCTGCTGCCCGAGACCGCCCACCGCAGGCTGCCCGAGACCATCCGGGACGTGGAGACGCCCGCGCGCTG tTCAAAAGGACACGAAGAAATTCCTCTGGAGACCAAGAATACAACATGA
- the LOC144001023 gene encoding uncharacterized protein LOC144001023 isoform X3 — protein sequence MSKGGLFDKDVSLFRSETSVRSSVRPRRVMTFDAILEEVGALGPFQVVLVVLMASSRLVLPCNFLLNNFVAAVPPHRCKVGRWNASAGDDDDDDPTTACEMLAETPSPLAGNRSEATPTTVQCLHGWVYDNSTFSSTIATEWDLVCERKHLSQTINIIFFLGVMLGSLVFGLLSDKRGVGDVTAQGLHVRDRQPVVVARQHAAGRLGLPLQRLAPSGGGGHGPAGLGRPHLAVGSRIGALAFGQRSGGKSARVPQQMRTRQQKTKVGFQRQTGGFVQRGKVKQEPKVDLASPLQDSRAQKDLVGQRNRLVRHGGDVLRHQLELGRLRPQRVPDAVRVRRHRDSRQAADLPPDRPRRPPAVPGRHAGADGNVRRRQHLCAQRHVAAAFGGGHFGQRPFGSLLHDHLPVHLRALPHRAQAERSGLHQRVESRGRVRGSPGSLPGGGVVRPPAGGLVRRRAHLRPAGAAAARDRPPQAARDHPGRGDARALVGHVTPPALLACLLTFFLFCLCSSKGHEEIPLETKNTT from the exons ATGTCCAAAGGTGGACTTTTTGATAAGGATGTCAGTCTCTTTCGGAGCGAGACGTCCGTCCGTTCATCCGTCCGTCCCCGTCGCGTGATGACGTTCGACGCCATCCTGGAGGAGGTGGGCGCCTTGGGGCCCTTCCAGGTGGTCCTGGTGGTCCTGATGGCGAGCTCGCGCTTGGTGCTGCCGTGCAACTTCCTGCTCAACAATTTCGTGGCCGCCGTGCCGCCGCACCGCTGCAAAGTCGGCCGCTGGAACGCGTCGGCcggagacgacgacgacgatgacccGACGACGGCGTGCGAGATGTTGGCCGAGACGCCCTCGCCGCTGGCGGGGAACCGGTCGGAAGCCACGCCCACCACAGTCCAGTGTCTCCACGGATGGGTTTACGACAATTCCACCTTCTCCTCCACCATCGCCACCGAG TGGGACCTGGTTTGCGAGCGTAAACATCTTTCCCAAACCATCAACATCATTTTCTTCCTGGGAGTGATGCTGGGTTCGCTCGTCTTTGGACTGCTCTCTGATAA GCGTGGAGTGGGTGACGTCACCGCACAGGGCCTTCATGTGCGTGATCGGCAGCCTGTCGTGGTCGCTAGGCAACATGCTGCTGGCCGGCTTGGCCTTCCTCTTCAACGACTGGCGCCCTCTGGTGGTGGCGGTCACGGCCCCGCTGGCCTTGGCCGTCCTCACCTGGCG GTGGGTTCCCGAATCGGCGCGCTGGCTTTTGGCCAACGCTCAGGTGGAAAAAGCGCACGTGTACCTCAACAAATGCGCACGCGCCAACAAAAGACCAAAGTTGGCTTCCAAAGACAAACTGGAG GCTTTGTGCAGCGCGGAAAGGTCAAACAAGAGCCAAAAGTTGACCTTGCTTCACCTCTTCAAGACTCCCGAGCTCAGAAAGATCTCGTTGGTCAGCGGAATCGCCTG GTACGGCACGGCGGTGACGTATTACGGCATCAGCTTGAACTTGGGCGGCTTCGGCCTCAACGTGTACCTGACGCAGTTCGTGTACGCCGCCATCGAGATTCCCGCCAAGCTGCTGATTTACCTCCTGATCGACCGCGTCGGCCGCCGGCCGTGCCTGGTCGGCACGCTGGTGCTGACGGGAACGTGCGTCGGCGTCAACATCTTTGTGCCCAAAG ACATGTGGCAGCTGCGTtcggcggtggccattttgggcaAAGGCCTTTCGGAAGCCTCCTTCACGACCATCTTCCTGTACACCTCCGAGCTTTACCCCACCGTGCTCAG GCAGAGCGGTCTGGGCTTCACCAACGTGTTGAGTCGCGTGGGCGTGTCCGCGGCTCCCCTGGTTCTCTTCCTGGAGGAGGCGTGGTCCGTCCTCCCGCAGGTGGTCTTGTGCGCAGGCGCGCTCACCTGCGGCCTGCTGGCGCTGCTGCTGCCCGAGACCGCCCACCGCAGGCTGCCCGAGACCATCCGGGACGTGGAGACGCCCGCGCGCTGGTGGGTCACGTGACTCCGCCTGCGTTATTAGCGTGTTTGCTaaccttctttttgttttgtttgtgtagtTCAAAAGGACACGAAGAAATTCCTCTGGAGACCAAGAATACAACATGA
- the LOC144001023 gene encoding solute carrier family 22 member 7-like isoform X2 — MTFDAILEEVGALGPFQVVLVVLMASSRLVLPCNFLLNNFVAAVPPHRCKVGRWNASAGDDDDDDPTTACEMLAETPSPLAGNRSEATPTTVQCLHGWVYDNSTFSSTIATEWDLVCERKHLSQTINIIFFLGVMLGSLVFGLLSDNYGRRGSLLLSYALSLALGLASARADSYATFAALRFVCGSALAGISLVSVTLCVEWVTSPHRAFMCVIGSLSWSLGNMLLAGLAFLFNDWRPLVVAVTAPLALAVLTWRWVPESARWLLANAQVEKAHVYLNKCARANKRPKLASKDKLEALCSAERSNKSQKLTLLHLFKTPELRKISLVSGIAWYGTAVTYYGISLNLGGFGLNVYLTQFVYAAIEIPAKLLIYLLIDRVGRRPCLVGTLVLTGTCVGVNIFVPKDMWQLRSAVAILGKGLSEASFTTIFLYTSELYPTVLRQSGLGFTNVLSRVGVSAAPLVLFLEEAWSVLPQVVLCAGALTCGLLALLLPETAHRRLPETIRDVETPARCSKGHEEIPLETKNTT, encoded by the exons ATGACGTTCGACGCCATCCTGGAGGAGGTGGGCGCCTTGGGGCCCTTCCAGGTGGTCCTGGTGGTCCTGATGGCGAGCTCGCGCTTGGTGCTGCCGTGCAACTTCCTGCTCAACAATTTCGTGGCCGCCGTGCCGCCGCACCGCTGCAAAGTCGGCCGCTGGAACGCGTCGGCcggagacgacgacgacgatgacccGACGACGGCGTGCGAGATGTTGGCCGAGACGCCCTCGCCGCTGGCGGGGAACCGGTCGGAAGCCACGCCCACCACAGTCCAGTGTCTCCACGGATGGGTTTACGACAATTCCACCTTCTCCTCCACCATCGCCACCGAG TGGGACCTGGTTTGCGAGCGTAAACATCTTTCCCAAACCATCAACATCATTTTCTTCCTGGGAGTGATGCTGGGTTCGCTCGTCTTTGGACTGCTCTCTGATAA TTACGGCCGTCGCGGCAGCCTGCTGCTCTCCTACGCGCTGTCGCTGGCGTTGGGCCTGGCGAGCGCGCGGGCCGACTCGTACGCGACCTTCGCCGCGCTCAGATTCGTCTGCGGGAGCGCGCTGGCCGGCATCAGCCTCGTCTCCGTCACGCTCT GCGTGGAGTGGGTGACGTCACCGCACAGGGCCTTCATGTGCGTGATCGGCAGCCTGTCGTGGTCGCTAGGCAACATGCTGCTGGCCGGCTTGGCCTTCCTCTTCAACGACTGGCGCCCTCTGGTGGTGGCGGTCACGGCCCCGCTGGCCTTGGCCGTCCTCACCTGGCG GTGGGTTCCCGAATCGGCGCGCTGGCTTTTGGCCAACGCTCAGGTGGAAAAAGCGCACGTGTACCTCAACAAATGCGCACGCGCCAACAAAAGACCAAAGTTGGCTTCCAAAGACAAACTGGAG GCTTTGTGCAGCGCGGAAAGGTCAAACAAGAGCCAAAAGTTGACCTTGCTTCACCTCTTCAAGACTCCCGAGCTCAGAAAGATCTCGTTGGTCAGCGGAATCGCCTG GTACGGCACGGCGGTGACGTATTACGGCATCAGCTTGAACTTGGGCGGCTTCGGCCTCAACGTGTACCTGACGCAGTTCGTGTACGCCGCCATCGAGATTCCCGCCAAGCTGCTGATTTACCTCCTGATCGACCGCGTCGGCCGCCGGCCGTGCCTGGTCGGCACGCTGGTGCTGACGGGAACGTGCGTCGGCGTCAACATCTTTGTGCCCAAAG ACATGTGGCAGCTGCGTtcggcggtggccattttgggcaAAGGCCTTTCGGAAGCCTCCTTCACGACCATCTTCCTGTACACCTCCGAGCTTTACCCCACCGTGCTCAG GCAGAGCGGTCTGGGCTTCACCAACGTGTTGAGTCGCGTGGGCGTGTCCGCGGCTCCCCTGGTTCTCTTCCTGGAGGAGGCGTGGTCCGTCCTCCCGCAGGTGGTCTTGTGCGCAGGCGCGCTCACCTGCGGCCTGCTGGCGCTGCTGCTGCCCGAGACCGCCCACCGCAGGCTGCCCGAGACCATCCGGGACGTGGAGACGCCCGCGCGCTG tTCAAAAGGACACGAAGAAATTCCTCTGGAGACCAAGAATACAACATGA